The DNA region GGCCGATACGGGACTTTATCGATGCGAGGTTTCACAGCAAAGCCTTGGGCGTCCTTGTGGGTGCGATCGTCGTGACACTCGCGAGTATAGCCGTCGCGCTCCTCAGCTATCGCTTTTACGAATCGCGTTTCCTTCATCTGAAAAAGTACTTTAGCTACAGCAAACCCGATGTCCTAGCGAATCGCTAGAAAAGCTCCAGCATATGGGACTTTCCCTGCTCCCCGACTCTCTCCTCAGTGGGTGAAGTGACAGCTTGCTACCCCTCACTCAACGAGCCCTCACCCCCGGCTTCCAGAATGCAAACACAATCGCCAGCAGCGGCGGAGCCAGCAACACCCCCCAGAACGGGATAATGATTCCCAGCACAATTGGCCCCAGGAAAGCGGCCCACCACGGCACCTTCGTCGTCCGATGCAAAATATATGGCCCAATCACCAGCCCTTCGAGAATCACAATCACGCCATAAAGCCCCAGCACCAGCCCCAGCCGCCATTCATCATGTCCGCTGAACGCCACCGCCAGCACCGGCCCAATCAAAGCAATCATGCCGCCGAATGTTGGAATGATCTGTAATAGCCCACCCAAAATGGCCCACAACGGCGCAAAGGGCACACGAATCAGCTCCAGCCCAATCAGCCAAAGGACACCGACGATCAGCGCATCCAACGTCGCTGCCCGCCACCAGTTCACCAGCGCGTTACCCGCGGTTTTTATATGATGTGAAACTCGGTTGCCATTCCCAGGCTCCATTCCAACCTCATCCCTATCAAATGCATCTGAACTGTTGAAACAGAACTATAACGCAAGGCTTGCGTATGGACACAGTCTTCGCGGGGTGGGCCTGCCTTTTCAATCGCAATACAACGGAGATCAACACCATGGCCGTAATGATGCAGGCTTTCTATTGGGATGCCCCGAAAAATGAAAAGAAGGAAGGCGAATGGTGGAACTTCGTCGCTGAAAAAGTAGAGGATCTGAGCAAAGCAGGCATAAACGCTTTATGGCTTCCTCCTGTCTCCAAAGGTTCCAGTAATCAATCCATGGGCTACGACCCATATGACTACTTCGATCTCGGCGACTTCGATCAGAAGGGCGGCGTGAAGACCTTCTTCGGTAACCGCGCCGAACTCCAAGCGCTCATCGCAAAGGCCCACGAACATAATATCGGCCTCTACGCCGACATGGTCATCAACCATAACTCCGGCGCCGACGAAGAAGAGGTCAATCCCCTCGACGGGCAGAAGCGCTGGACGAAGTTCGCCCCCAAAAGCGGCCGCTTCCCGCGCGATTGGAACTGCTTTCATCCCAGCCGCTACGAGCGCGTCATGATGCCGGACGAAGAGAACTATGCCGGCTTCCCACACCTCTGCCACCGCAATCCCGTCGTCTACACCGCAATGTTCGACTATGCGCGAATGCTGATCGAAGAACTCGGCTTCGATGGCTTCCGCTTCGACTTCGTCAAAGGCTTCGGTGCATGGATGATCGGTATTCTCTCCAAATATCGCTACGTCAAGGATGGCGCGGAGTTCATGCCTTACGTTGTCGGCGAATACTGGTCAGGCGCTGAAGACATCAACGCCTGGATCGACAAGGTCAATGCCCTCACCGACAATCAGATCTCCGCCTTCGACTTCGCTCTCCGCTACAAGCTCAAGGATGTCTGCGACACGCCAAACTACGATTTACGCAATCTGACCGACGACGGCGCCGTCGTCATGAAGCGCCCCATGCACGCAGCCACCTTCGTCGACAATCACGACATGGGCGACAACGTCATTGTGAACGACAAGATGATGGCGTACTCGTTCATCATGGTGCATGAAGGCTATCCCTGCATCTTCTGGTACGACTACTACAACAATGGCCTCGCACGCCCGGGAACGCCAAATGGCATCGACGCGCTCATCCAGGCACATGTCAAGTACGCCGGCGGCGACTCCCAGATCCTCCACGCCGATCCCGACCTGTACATCATGCAGCGTGTGGGATGGAAGGACGACAAGACGGAGCAGCCCGGTCTGATCTACGTGCTCAATAATCTTGGCAATCAGTGGTCCGGCACGTCGGTCAAAACCCAGTGGAAGAACCAGAAGTTCGCGCCCATAGCCTGGGACGGCCACGACACCGCCCATCCTGACGAGCGCACCACCGACGGCGACGGCAACTCCGAGTTCCCTGCCCCCCCCAGAGGGTTCGCCATCTACGCTCCCGTCTAAATCAGTTGGAAGCATCTTGGCGATGCTATCCTTAAGCCATGAAGTTTGGCGTTCTGGTCTTCCCCGGCTCCAACTGTGACCACGACACTTACCATGTCGTGGAGACGATAGCCCAACAACCCGTTACCTACCTGTGGCATGCGTCCGAAGACCTTCAGGGATGCGATGCGATCCTCGTCCCCGGCGGCTTCGCCTACGGCGACTATCTCCGCACCGGAGCCATCGCACGCTTTGCTCCGGTGATGCAGGCCGTCAGCCGCTTCGCCAAAAATGGCGGCCTTGTCATGGGCATCTGCAACGGTTTCCAGATCCTCTGCGAAGCGGGCCTGTTGCCCGGCGCGCTCATGCGCAACGCCAGCCAGAACTATATCTGCAAGCAGACTTGGCTGCGGACAGAGACAACCGATTCCCCCTTTACCCACGGCCTCCGCAAGGGCCAGGTGCTGCAGATGCCTATCGGTCACATGGAAGGCAACTACTTCTGCGACGCTGACACTCTGGCAGCGCTGAAGCAGCAGGATCGCATCGCCTTCCGCTACGCCACAGCTGACGGAGAGGTTACCGCCGCTGCGAATCCTAATGGCTCGCTCGAAAACATCGCAGGCGTGCTCAGCGAAGGCCGCAACATCCTCGGCATGATGCCGCACCCGGACAGGTCCAGCGAGACTTTGCTGGGCTCTGCAGATGGGTTACTGCTCTTTCAGTCCATGGCACAGTCTCTGGCGACCGCACAATAATTCTGTCCTACCGCCGCGGTGATAACCTAGCTGAGCCATGATTGACATTCACCATCATCTTCTCTGGGGCATCGACGATGGTGCATCAACTGTCGAAACCTCGCTTGCCATGGCGAGGATGGCAGTCGCGGATGGAATTACGCACGTCGTCTGCTCGCCTCACTCGAACGCTCAGTACGACTACGAGCCAGAGGCAGTCTCCGCGCAGATTGCAGAGTTACAGCGCCTGCTCGACAGCGAACGGATCGCGCTGAAGCTAGGACGCGGATGCGACTTCCACATGTCGTACGAAAATATCGAACAGGCCCAGTCTGATCCAGCGCGTTACAGCATCAATGGCCTCGGCTACCTGCTCGTCGAGCTTCCTGATTACGGCGTGCCGACTGGCCTGACTGAGGTCTTCTACCAGATGCAGATCGCTGGCCTGACGCCGATCCTGACGCACCCCGAGCGCAACCGGACCCTGCAAACCGACCAGTCCCGCCTTCTGGACTGGCTGCGCGGTGGCATGCTCATCCAGGTCACCGCCGGTTCAGTTACAGGCCGCATGGGTAAACGAGCCCAGAAGATGGCCCACGAGCTGCTGGCCAACCGTTGGGTGCACTTCCTTGCCACCGACGCTCACAATACAACCTCGCGCCCTCCACAGATGCGGGATGCATTTGAGGCAGTCGCCAAGAAGTACGGCCCCGACTACGCCCATCTCCTATGCATCTCGAATCCGCTCGCGGCGTTTATGGGAAAACCGATGCCACCGCAGTTGGAACCGCTCAATCTCTACGTCGAATACAAAGAGAAGAGCTGGTGGCAGAGGATGAGAGAGCGCCTCAGCTGACGTTGTTTGCGACTCTATCTGTCGTTTCCTGAGATTTAGAGACCCAAACCACCATCGACAGCCAGAAGCTGCCCGGTAATGAAATGGGGTGCCGTGGCGAAGAACCTCGCCGCAGCGGCGACGTCTCCGGCAGTTCCATTGCGTTGCATGGGAGTCTTGCGCGCGAAGTGCTCATACGCCTCCTCCACTTCCCCTTGAACGATCATGCCGGGTGCGATGCAATTGACGCTGATCTCCGGCGCCCAGGCCTTGGCCATCGTCTTCGAGAGCATGTGCAAAGCGGCCTTCGAGGTGCAGTAGTGGGCATGCGTGGCCCACGGATGCAACCCGCCCAGTGACCCGACATTGATGATGCGGCCCCTTGAAGCGCGCAGGTAAGGATGGGCCGCTTTGGCCATCAGAAAAGGAGCGCGGGTGTTGGTGGCAAACATCCCATCCCACTGTTCAACCGAGATCTTTTCCAGCGCCTCGGACTGGAACAGACCAGCATTGTTGACCAGGACATCGAGCGCTCCAAACTCTTCGACAACGACGGTTACGGTCTGCTCGATGCTCTCTGGATCGCGAAGATCGCAGCGAACAGCAAATGCATCGACGTCATGCTCCGCAAGCGAAGCCACTGTAGCCTCGGCCTCCAGTTGGGAGCCGAGATAAGTGATAGCAACGTTCGCGCCACTCTCTGCGAGCGTAAGCGCGATGGCGCGGCCGATACGTTTGGCCGCGCCGGTAACCAACACTGTCTTTCCCGCCAGCGACCTATCCACGTTTGTCATGGGTTAGAGTTGCGGCGCTGGAGCGGTCTGTGTAGGCGTAGTCGTCGGAGTGGGGGAGGTGGGACGTATTGGCTCCTGAACACCCGGCTTGCGTTCCGAAGGCTTGCCCAGATTGTCCTGATAGGCCGAGACCTGCGCCTGAGGACGCAGCATGGAGACGCCAATCTGCTTCGTAGGCTGGTCGATGAGAAAATCCTGCCCATAGGTGGAGAACCCATCGGCAATCACCTGCAAGCGGACCGTGCTGCCGATCGGAACCACATCAATGACGGCCTTGCCTTCGGGATCAGTCTTGACCTCGAGATTTCCCAGATCCTTGCCATCTTTCGAAGGATTAAAGACGACCGCCGCATTGGGAATCGGCTTGCCGTTGTACTTCTTGATCACCTGCACCTCGATGTGGGCAGTCGGAGGCGGAGCCTTGTACTTTCGGCCACGATACTGGCCGAACGCCGGGGTGAGGGCTAAAAGCGCGATGCAGAGGGCGAAGACGAAGGAAGAACCTACCGTGCGGCGTGACGACATAGCGCTATTCTACGACTGAACAGCGAACTCCGACCATACCCGCCGGGCTGTCGCGAACCTTGCGTGACTTTCACTCATATTTCACAGCGATGGGTTGACAGACGTGGACTAACTGGCCTATGTTAGCAATCGGAAGGCTTGAGTGCTAACGAGCTTCGCGCTCCCCTGCCAACGGGCCCATTCCACCTAATTTCCGCGATGCCCTTGGTGTAAGTTTCCGGCGGGCTTCGCGCAATGCAACCGCGGACGGTCCC from Edaphobacter paludis includes:
- a CDS encoding AI-2E family transporter — encoded protein: MEPGNGNRVSHHIKTAGNALVNWWRAATLDALIVGVLWLIGLELIRVPFAPLWAILGGLLQIIPTFGGMIALIGPVLAVAFSGHDEWRLGLVLGLYGVIVILEGLVIGPYILHRTTKVPWWAAFLGPIVLGIIIPFWGVLLAPPLLAIVFAFWKPGVRAR
- a CDS encoding alpha-amylase domain-containing protein, coding for MDTVFAGWACLFNRNTTEINTMAVMMQAFYWDAPKNEKKEGEWWNFVAEKVEDLSKAGINALWLPPVSKGSSNQSMGYDPYDYFDLGDFDQKGGVKTFFGNRAELQALIAKAHEHNIGLYADMVINHNSGADEEEVNPLDGQKRWTKFAPKSGRFPRDWNCFHPSRYERVMMPDEENYAGFPHLCHRNPVVYTAMFDYARMLIEELGFDGFRFDFVKGFGAWMIGILSKYRYVKDGAEFMPYVVGEYWSGAEDINAWIDKVNALTDNQISAFDFALRYKLKDVCDTPNYDLRNLTDDGAVVMKRPMHAATFVDNHDMGDNVIVNDKMMAYSFIMVHEGYPCIFWYDYYNNGLARPGTPNGIDALIQAHVKYAGGDSQILHADPDLYIMQRVGWKDDKTEQPGLIYVLNNLGNQWSGTSVKTQWKNQKFAPIAWDGHDTAHPDERTTDGDGNSEFPAPPRGFAIYAPV
- the purQ gene encoding phosphoribosylformylglycinamidine synthase subunit PurQ encodes the protein MKFGVLVFPGSNCDHDTYHVVETIAQQPVTYLWHASEDLQGCDAILVPGGFAYGDYLRTGAIARFAPVMQAVSRFAKNGGLVMGICNGFQILCEAGLLPGALMRNASQNYICKQTWLRTETTDSPFTHGLRKGQVLQMPIGHMEGNYFCDADTLAALKQQDRIAFRYATADGEVTAAANPNGSLENIAGVLSEGRNILGMMPHPDRSSETLLGSADGLLLFQSMAQSLATAQ
- a CDS encoding CpsB/CapC family capsule biosynthesis tyrosine phosphatase, giving the protein MIDIHHHLLWGIDDGASTVETSLAMARMAVADGITHVVCSPHSNAQYDYEPEAVSAQIAELQRLLDSERIALKLGRGCDFHMSYENIEQAQSDPARYSINGLGYLLVELPDYGVPTGLTEVFYQMQIAGLTPILTHPERNRTLQTDQSRLLDWLRGGMLIQVTAGSVTGRMGKRAQKMAHELLANRWVHFLATDAHNTTSRPPQMRDAFEAVAKKYGPDYAHLLCISNPLAAFMGKPMPPQLEPLNLYVEYKEKSWWQRMRERLS
- a CDS encoding SDR family oxidoreductase; protein product: MTNVDRSLAGKTVLVTGAAKRIGRAIALTLAESGANVAITYLGSQLEAEATVASLAEHDVDAFAVRCDLRDPESIEQTVTVVVEEFGALDVLVNNAGLFQSEALEKISVEQWDGMFATNTRAPFLMAKAAHPYLRASRGRIINVGSLGGLHPWATHAHYCTSKAALHMLSKTMAKAWAPEISVNCIAPGMIVQGEVEEAYEHFARKTPMQRNGTAGDVAAAARFFATAPHFITGQLLAVDGGLGL